From a single Bradyrhizobium sediminis genomic region:
- a CDS encoding sigma-70 family RNA polymerase sigma factor — translation MSATQAASDNVLIARIAQGDRLAMQVLYGRHHVRVFRFGLRLVRDEQVAEDLISEVFLDVWRQAGKFEGRSAVSTWLLAITRFKALSALRRRKDGELDDEAANAIEDTSDDPEVAVQKKDTSEALRKCLTALSSEHREIVDLVYYHEKSVEEVAEIVGIPENTVKTRLFYARKKLADLLKAAGIERGWP, via the coding sequence TTGAGTGCGACACAGGCGGCTTCGGACAATGTCCTGATCGCTCGGATCGCTCAAGGCGACCGGCTCGCCATGCAGGTGCTGTACGGAAGGCACCATGTCAGGGTGTTCCGATTCGGGCTCCGGCTCGTTCGGGACGAACAGGTTGCTGAGGACCTCATCAGCGAGGTGTTCCTCGATGTGTGGCGCCAGGCCGGCAAGTTCGAAGGCCGATCCGCCGTTTCCACCTGGCTGCTGGCAATTACGCGATTCAAGGCCCTGTCTGCGCTGCGGCGCAGGAAGGACGGTGAACTGGATGACGAGGCCGCCAACGCGATCGAGGATACGTCCGACGATCCCGAAGTGGCGGTGCAGAAGAAGGATACCAGTGAAGCGTTGCGCAAGTGCCTCACCGCACTGTCGTCGGAGCATCGGGAGATCGTCGATCTCGTCTACTACCACGAGAAATCCGTGGAAGAGGTCGCTGAAATCGTCGGGATACCCGAGAACACCGTGAAGACGCGCTTGTTTTATGCGCGCAAGAAACTGGCCGATCTGCTGAAGGCAGCCGGCATAGAACGAGGTTGGCCATGA
- a CDS encoding S8 family serine peptidase, which produces MKVRRAALVLSAAALLFAYSDIAAVHAQSVMRTPNLNIQPRIPAINPTVTPRIDPNVAGRVVTGVDRGRPDVTMRATPRIGVTSTLPNARYSPNLSSACSYAYRASSGECQDKPVSSSDGGGAGKSVKNGKNGGVSRNTPLAALSPGAIPGEFVAEIDGSLSDAQADALARRYGLVRVESQNFPLIGATIGLFRITDRRPVEKVRSAFAGAAGVRSVQLNFRFLLQDQKTVLSEGDPAQYALAKLRLPQAHALASGANVTIAVIDSGIDERHPELMNAVADNFDALGSKEGPHVHGTGIAGAIVSHARLMGSAPQARILGIRAFGVAQNGAESTTFVILKALNYAALHGAQIINMSFAGPKDPLIERGINATAARDIVMVAASGNAGPKSPPLFPAANGNVIAVSATDAQDKLFAASNRGGHIAVAAPGVDIFLPAPDEKYQMSSGTSFSAAYVSGLVALMLERNPALKPGEVRAILIGTARDIGSPGRDDQFGAGEADAFAAVSAAGAAPAVPVAAASPPPATEKVSDPQQVPATRALNQPAAAMASEKSDVGEPNRPAAQ; this is translated from the coding sequence ATGAAGGTGCGGCGTGCGGCGTTGGTGTTGAGCGCCGCCGCGTTGTTGTTTGCGTACTCCGATATCGCGGCGGTCCACGCGCAAAGTGTCATGCGCACGCCCAACCTCAACATTCAACCGCGGATACCGGCGATCAATCCGACGGTGACGCCGCGGATCGATCCTAATGTCGCGGGCAGGGTGGTGACAGGAGTCGACAGAGGGCGACCCGATGTCACGATGAGGGCGACGCCGCGCATCGGGGTGACATCGACGCTTCCCAACGCTCGCTATTCGCCGAATCTTTCGTCGGCCTGCAGCTACGCCTATCGCGCCAGCAGCGGCGAATGTCAGGACAAGCCGGTCTCGTCGTCCGATGGCGGCGGTGCCGGCAAATCCGTCAAGAACGGCAAGAACGGCGGCGTGAGCCGCAATACACCGCTGGCAGCGCTCAGCCCGGGCGCGATCCCGGGCGAATTCGTGGCCGAGATCGACGGCTCGCTGTCCGACGCGCAGGCCGATGCGCTGGCGCGGCGGTACGGCCTGGTGCGCGTCGAATCGCAGAATTTTCCGCTGATAGGCGCGACCATCGGCCTGTTCCGCATCACCGACCGCCGCCCGGTGGAGAAGGTACGTAGCGCTTTCGCAGGCGCCGCCGGCGTTCGCTCGGTGCAGCTGAACTTCCGCTTTCTGCTGCAGGACCAGAAGACGGTATTGAGCGAGGGCGATCCGGCGCAATATGCGCTGGCAAAACTTCGATTGCCGCAGGCCCATGCGCTGGCCAGCGGCGCCAATGTCACCATCGCTGTGATCGATTCCGGAATCGACGAAAGACACCCGGAACTCATGAACGCCGTTGCGGACAATTTCGACGCGCTCGGCAGCAAGGAAGGCCCGCATGTCCATGGCACCGGTATCGCCGGCGCGATCGTGTCGCATGCGCGGCTGATGGGAAGCGCCCCGCAGGCGAGGATCTTGGGCATCCGCGCCTTCGGCGTGGCGCAGAACGGCGCCGAAAGCACGACCTTCGTGATCCTGAAGGCGCTCAACTACGCCGCCCTGCACGGGGCGCAGATCATCAATATGAGCTTCGCCGGTCCAAAGGATCCGTTGATCGAGCGCGGTATCAACGCCACGGCTGCGAGGGACATCGTCATGGTCGCGGCCTCCGGCAACGCCGGGCCGAAATCGCCGCCGCTGTTTCCGGCAGCCAACGGCAATGTGATTGCGGTCAGCGCCACCGACGCCCAGGACAAACTATTCGCTGCATCGAACCGCGGCGGCCACATCGCGGTCGCCGCACCCGGCGTCGATATCTTCCTGCCGGCGCCGGACGAAAAATACCAGATGAGCTCCGGCACCTCGTTTTCCGCCGCCTATGTCAGCGGCCTTGTGGCCCTGATGCTGGAACGCAATCCTGCATTGAAGCCGGGCGAAGTGCGCGCCATCCTGATCGGGACTGCCCGGGATATCGGCAGTCCCGGCCGCGACGATCAATTTGGCGCCGGCGAAGCCGATGCCTTCGCCGCGGTCTCGGCTGCCGGCGCCGCACCGGCGGTTCCGGTCGCAGCGGCTTCGCCCCCGCCTGCGACCGAGAAAGTTTCAGACCCGCAGCAGGTTCCCGCGACACGTGCGCTGAATCAGCCGGCAGCCGCCATGGCATCGGAAAAATCGGACGTCGGCGAGCCCAATCGCCCTGCCGCGCAATAG
- a CDS encoding TIGR03809 family protein, with protein MDVADGRDIVARWCNLAEQRLEYLTELFETGRWRRYHSELAFLENIQEAKTAVETWRSLSAREASFDNSAIDMSWLGRRVPPPRRETVRDQAASPQPLKILDEPPLSAVPALVEGDVVCAEDAPSVVAMQNAPEPTLDIAAIEQRYPLLRNAL; from the coding sequence GTGGACGTGGCAGATGGCCGCGACATCGTCGCGCGCTGGTGCAATCTCGCCGAACAGCGGCTGGAATACCTGACCGAGCTGTTCGAGACCGGCCGCTGGCGCCGCTACCACAGCGAACTGGCGTTCCTCGAAAATATCCAGGAGGCCAAGACAGCGGTCGAAACCTGGCGCAGCCTGTCGGCGCGCGAGGCGTCATTCGACAATTCCGCCATCGATATGTCCTGGCTCGGCCGCAGAGTGCCGCCGCCGCGCCGCGAGACGGTGCGTGATCAGGCCGCTTCGCCGCAGCCGCTGAAAATCCTGGACGAGCCGCCGCTGTCCGCTGTTCCGGCTCTCGTGGAAGGCGATGTGGTTTGTGCCGAAGACGCGCCATCCGTGGTGGCGATGCAGAATGCTCCGGAGCCGACGCTGGATATCGCCGCGATCGAGCAGCGCTATCCGCTGCTCCGCAATGCGCTATAG
- a CDS encoding GGDEF domain-containing protein: MSSAASSLQGQSTAGTGTLAGTLTPDALRRRAGQRRQMFVAQAVSYSLGGLVLLIYSYAGTVPIIVPSSYFLCGLTLTGIFAVLSEAHFNDRFEDHYLTISQIACNVALQLGFLVAAPEIGYAFLSVLFLIFGFGALRMTSRQAAIAWTLTTLGVAPIFLLTSVPIGMPVSTPVERLAAMLAFVLTIGQCAFVGLYGSSMRMMLYNRGVELKAANKRIEELAELDELTGSFNRRCIMRVLDEEVARAHRSKAPCSIALIDLDWFKRINDAYGHPTGDEVLRTFAITVFANLRAIDKFGRYGGEEFLLVLPDTPDDSAAQILDRLRAIIADLDWSAFSPGMRVTISAGVATLKPNETPDAILARADSALYLAKSRGRNRIASA, translated from the coding sequence ATGAGCAGCGCAGCTTCATCGCTTCAAGGCCAGAGCACTGCCGGGACGGGTACACTCGCCGGCACGCTGACACCGGACGCGTTGAGACGCCGTGCCGGCCAGCGCCGTCAGATGTTCGTGGCGCAGGCCGTGAGTTATTCGCTCGGCGGCCTCGTCCTGCTGATCTATTCCTACGCGGGTACGGTCCCGATCATCGTTCCATCCAGCTATTTCCTGTGCGGCCTGACCCTGACGGGCATTTTTGCCGTGCTGTCGGAAGCCCACTTCAACGACAGGTTTGAGGACCACTATCTCACGATCTCCCAGATCGCCTGCAACGTCGCGCTGCAGCTTGGATTCCTGGTGGCAGCGCCCGAGATCGGATATGCGTTTCTGAGCGTACTTTTTCTCATCTTCGGATTTGGCGCGCTGCGGATGACCTCGCGGCAGGCAGCCATTGCCTGGACCCTTACGACATTGGGTGTGGCTCCAATTTTTCTGCTTACCAGCGTTCCGATCGGAATGCCTGTTTCAACTCCCGTCGAACGCCTGGCCGCGATGCTCGCCTTCGTCCTCACGATCGGACAGTGCGCGTTCGTGGGCCTCTACGGCAGCTCGATGCGGATGATGCTCTACAATCGCGGTGTCGAGCTCAAGGCAGCCAACAAGCGCATCGAGGAACTCGCCGAACTCGACGAGCTGACCGGCTCGTTCAACCGCCGTTGCATCATGCGGGTACTGGATGAGGAGGTCGCCCGCGCCCATCGCAGCAAAGCGCCCTGCTCGATCGCCCTGATCGATCTCGACTGGTTCAAGCGCATCAACGATGCCTATGGTCATCCTACCGGTGACGAAGTGCTCAGGACATTCGCCATCACCGTGTTCGCGAACCTCCGCGCCATCGACAAGTTCGGCCGCTATGGCGGTGAGGAGTTCCTGCTGGTGCTTCCTGATACGCCCGATGACAGTGCGGCTCAAATCCTCGACCGGCTGCGCGCGATCATCGCCGACCTCGACTGGAGCGCGTTCTCGCCCGGCATGCGGGTGACTATCTCCGCCGGCGTCGCGACGCTGAAGCCGAATGAGACGCCAGACGCCATTCTCGCGCGCGCCGACAGCGCGCTTTACCTGGCCAAGTCGCGGGGACGCAACCGCATCGCCAGTGCCTGA
- a CDS encoding DUF2336 domain-containing protein, whose product MSSKSAANTESLLDELQTTLAHGTVARRVETLRKVTDLFINGAVDYSDEQIGLFDDVFQCLMEHIETSARALLANRLAPIDTAPTGTIRALAFDDIIEVAAPVLSRSERLDDETLIETARNKSQAHLLAISIRRVLSGAVTDVLVLRGNDEVIHSTVNNPGAEFSERGFTRLVHRAEGDDSLATCLGMRPTIPRHLYLKLIAKASATVRERLEAAHPRQAGEVPTAVREATRRARAAPVAITRQTEIAHALVKSLYADGRLDEIQVAAFAEAGKFDETNAAIAALANVPVSIAENMMLETRAEGVMILAKVGGLSWSTVRAIINMRDDLSGMEPADLQACKATYERLRPSTAQQVLRFHRMQQNTAPSPAA is encoded by the coding sequence ATGAGTTCGAAGTCCGCCGCCAATACCGAAAGTCTGCTCGACGAACTGCAAACTACGCTCGCGCATGGAACCGTCGCACGCCGGGTCGAGACGCTGCGAAAGGTAACCGATCTCTTCATCAACGGCGCGGTGGATTATTCGGACGAACAGATCGGACTGTTCGACGACGTCTTCCAGTGCCTGATGGAACACATCGAGACCTCCGCAAGAGCGCTGCTCGCCAATCGCCTCGCGCCTATCGACACCGCCCCGACCGGCACCATTCGCGCGCTGGCGTTCGACGACATCATCGAAGTCGCGGCTCCGGTGCTGTCGAGATCGGAGCGCCTCGACGACGAAACGCTGATCGAGACCGCGCGCAACAAGAGCCAGGCGCACTTGCTGGCGATTTCGATACGACGGGTGCTGAGCGGCGCGGTAACCGACGTGCTGGTACTGCGCGGCAATGACGAGGTGATCCACAGTACCGTCAACAATCCCGGCGCTGAATTCTCCGAGCGGGGCTTCACCCGGCTGGTGCATCGCGCCGAGGGCGACGACAGCCTCGCGACCTGCCTCGGCATGCGCCCGACGATTCCGCGGCATCTCTACCTGAAGCTGATCGCCAAGGCGTCGGCGACGGTGCGCGAGCGCCTCGAAGCCGCCCACCCGCGGCAGGCCGGGGAAGTGCCGACCGCAGTGCGGGAAGCGACGCGGCGCGCACGTGCGGCGCCGGTCGCGATCACCCGGCAAACCGAGATCGCCCACGCGCTGGTCAAGTCGCTCTACGCGGACGGCCGACTCGACGAAATCCAGGTGGCGGCGTTTGCCGAGGCCGGCAAATTCGACGAAACCAACGCGGCGATCGCGGCGCTCGCCAACGTTCCGGTTTCGATCGCTGAGAACATGATGCTGGAAACCCGCGCCGAGGGCGTGATGATCCTCGCCAAGGTCGGGGGTTTGTCGTGGTCGACGGTCAGGGCGATCATCAACATGCGCGACGACCTCTCGGGGATGGAACCGGCCGACCTTCAGGCCTGCAAGGCCACCTATGAGCGGTTGCGGCCTTCGACCGCGCAGCAGGTGCTGCGCTTCCATCGCATGCAGCAAAACACGGCGCCGTCGCCGGCGGCATAG
- a CDS encoding MarR family winged helix-turn-helix transcriptional regulator, protein MPNTDEYIGVVISDVARLLRTEFDRRVRRLGITRGQWLVLTRLHRHPGASLSELAEMMEVEKATAGRMIDRLVANGWVARRNQRDDRRVKRVFLTPEAERVHKRIWRVAEATVEDALADLSTRESKQLMTLLQRVKKTLVTAVDGAPTGRAPAAGRKPMPRAGRGHNGKAAP, encoded by the coding sequence ATGCCGAACACCGACGAATACATTGGTGTCGTGATCTCGGACGTCGCCCGCCTGCTGCGGACGGAGTTCGATCGCCGCGTGCGCCGGCTCGGGATCACCCGCGGGCAATGGCTGGTGCTGACCCGTCTGCACCGGCATCCGGGCGCGTCGCTTTCCGAGCTTGCCGAGATGATGGAAGTGGAAAAGGCGACGGCGGGCCGCATGATCGACCGGCTGGTGGCCAATGGCTGGGTTGCGCGCCGGAACCAGCGTGACGACCGACGCGTCAAGCGGGTCTTCCTCACGCCGGAAGCCGAGCGGGTGCACAAGCGGATCTGGCGCGTCGCCGAGGCGACGGTCGAGGACGCCCTCGCCGACCTTTCCACGCGCGAGAGCAAGCAGCTGATGACGTTGCTGCAGCGCGTCAAGAAAACCCTGGTTACTGCAGTGGATGGCGCCCCGACCGGGAGGGCCCCGGCTGCCGGCCGGAAACCCATGCCGCGTGCCGGGCGCGGTCACAATGGGAAGGCCGCGCCATGA
- a CDS encoding HlyD family secretion protein, with amino-acid sequence MMKRLRPWALVGVPVLVLLGALIAWLQGGRYASTENAYVKADITQVASEVPGRIIDVRVRDHAVVEAGDVLLRLDPSAYQLALAKAEAEIDSARAAVEQLKVSLREIRAEATEAENKLSYLQTQAKRHRDLSGRGVTSTARVEQANSEEQEGQDRLAVLQQRIARVEAALGGKPDRPTDQYAAVREKQALRDRAALDLAYTEIKAPRAGVVVNFRLQLGEQVKAQSPLFALVTDRRPWLEANFKETDLTHVAVGQKAKVVLDMHPDMTWDAEVESISPATGAEFAILPAQNASGNWVKVVQRLPVRLRLMERPGEPPLRAGMTAYVSIDTKRTRKLSSIFGSGAAVAARPDPQETTKTE; translated from the coding sequence ATGATGAAGCGCCTGCGACCTTGGGCACTGGTGGGCGTGCCGGTACTCGTCCTTCTCGGCGCCCTGATCGCCTGGCTGCAGGGTGGCCGATACGCCTCGACCGAGAACGCCTACGTCAAGGCCGACATCACCCAGGTCGCGAGCGAAGTGCCCGGCCGGATTATCGACGTGCGCGTTCGGGACCATGCGGTCGTCGAAGCAGGCGACGTGCTGCTGCGTCTCGATCCCTCGGCCTACCAGCTCGCGCTGGCGAAGGCCGAAGCCGAGATCGATTCTGCGCGCGCCGCCGTCGAGCAACTCAAGGTGAGCCTGCGCGAGATTCGGGCCGAGGCCACCGAGGCCGAGAACAAATTGTCGTATCTTCAGACCCAGGCCAAACGTCATCGCGATCTGTCCGGCCGCGGCGTCACTTCGACGGCCAGAGTCGAGCAGGCCAACAGCGAGGAACAGGAGGGGCAGGACCGCCTCGCGGTACTGCAGCAGCGCATCGCCCGTGTGGAGGCGGCGCTCGGCGGAAAGCCGGACAGGCCGACCGACCAATATGCGGCGGTCCGCGAAAAGCAGGCGCTGCGCGATCGCGCGGCCCTGGATCTCGCCTATACGGAGATCAAGGCTCCGCGCGCCGGCGTGGTCGTCAATTTCAGGCTTCAGCTCGGCGAGCAGGTCAAGGCGCAGTCGCCGCTGTTCGCGCTCGTCACCGACCGCCGGCCCTGGCTCGAAGCCAACTTCAAGGAAACCGACCTGACCCACGTGGCCGTCGGGCAGAAGGCAAAGGTCGTCCTCGACATGCACCCCGACATGACCTGGGATGCCGAAGTGGAAAGCATCAGTCCGGCGACCGGCGCCGAGTTCGCGATCCTGCCGGCGCAGAATGCCTCGGGCAACTGGGTGAAGGTGGTGCAACGCCTGCCGGTGCGGCTGCGGTTGATGGAGCGGCCGGGCGAGCCGCCGCTGCGCGCCGGCATGACCGCCTATGTCAGCATCGACACGAAGCGCACACGCAAGCTCTCCAGCATCTTTGGCAGCGGCGCTGCGGTTGCAGCGCGCCCCGATCCGCAGGAGACGACCAAGACGGAATAG
- a CDS encoding NrsF family protein, protein METEQLIRTLAADNAYRARPVGWVLALALLAAAPVSVAMFVAELGVRPDVMTAMRNPFFDLKFAVTLALAISAIAISLHLSRPEASLQGWGWLLLIPAGLLVAGIASEMMMPQRLPMMTRLVGRNSMVCLTAIPLLSLPLLAAALIGLRHGAPARPAVAGAIAGLLSAGLAATLYAAHCIDDSPLFVATWYTIATALVTAIGALAGSRVLRF, encoded by the coding sequence ATGGAGACCGAACAGCTCATTCGTACCCTCGCCGCCGACAACGCGTATCGCGCGCGGCCGGTCGGGTGGGTGCTGGCGCTGGCGCTGCTGGCGGCGGCGCCGGTTTCGGTGGCGATGTTCGTCGCCGAGCTTGGCGTCAGGCCGGATGTCATGACCGCGATGCGCAATCCGTTCTTCGACTTGAAGTTTGCGGTGACGCTGGCGCTGGCGATCTCGGCCATCGCCATCAGCCTGCATCTGTCGCGGCCGGAAGCCTCGCTGCAGGGCTGGGGATGGCTGCTGCTGATCCCGGCCGGACTTCTCGTCGCCGGGATCGCAAGCGAGATGATGATGCCGCAGCGGCTGCCGATGATGACGCGGCTGGTCGGCCGCAATTCGATGGTCTGTCTGACGGCCATTCCGCTGCTTTCGCTGCCGTTGCTGGCCGCGGCGCTGATCGGCTTGCGTCATGGCGCGCCGGCACGCCCCGCGGTCGCCGGCGCGATCGCAGGCCTGTTGTCGGCGGGCTTGGCGGCGACGCTCTATGCCGCACACTGCATCGACGATTCCCCGCTGTTCGTGGCGACCTGGTACACGATCGCCACCGCCCTGGTCACTGCGATCGGCGCGCTGGCGGGATCGCGGGTGCTGCGGTTCTAG
- a CDS encoding enoyl-CoA hydratase — translation MSKFEHIIVESKGAVGIITLNRPKMLNALSFGVFREIAAAVDDLEADDGIGCIVLTGSEKAFAAGADIKEMQPKTFIDMFSSDFAAVGGDRVANCRKPTIAAVSGYALGGGCELAMMCDIIIAADTAKFGQPEITLGTIPGIGGTQRLTRAVGKSKAMDLCLTGRMMDAAEAERSGLVSRVVPADKLMAEALAAAEKIAAMSRPAAAMAKEAINRAFETPLSEGMNVERNLFHATFALEDRSEGMAAFIEKRKPVNKNR, via the coding sequence ATGAGCAAGTTCGAACACATCATCGTCGAAAGCAAAGGCGCGGTCGGCATCATCACGCTGAACCGCCCGAAGATGCTCAACGCGCTGTCATTCGGCGTGTTCAGGGAGATCGCCGCCGCGGTCGACGATCTCGAGGCCGACGACGGAATCGGATGCATCGTGCTGACCGGCAGCGAAAAGGCCTTCGCCGCGGGCGCCGACATCAAGGAAATGCAGCCGAAGACCTTCATCGACATGTTTTCCAGCGATTTCGCCGCCGTCGGCGGCGACCGCGTCGCCAATTGCCGCAAGCCGACGATTGCCGCCGTCAGCGGCTATGCGCTTGGCGGCGGCTGCGAACTGGCGATGATGTGCGACATCATCATCGCCGCGGACACCGCCAAATTCGGTCAGCCGGAGATCACGCTCGGCACCATTCCCGGCATCGGCGGAACGCAGCGGCTGACGCGCGCGGTCGGCAAATCCAAGGCGATGGACCTCTGCCTCACCGGCCGGATGATGGATGCCGCCGAGGCGGAACGCTCGGGCCTGGTCAGCCGCGTCGTGCCCGCAGACAAATTGATGGCGGAAGCACTGGCGGCGGCGGAAAAGATCGCCGCGATGTCGCGTCCGGCGGCGGCCATGGCCAAGGAAGCCATCAACCGCGCCTTCGAGACACCGCTGTCGGAAGGCATGAACGTCGAGCGCAACCTGTTTCACGCGACCTTCGCGCTGGAGGACCGCTCCGAAGGCATGGCGGCGTTCATCGAGAAGCGCAAGCCCGTGAACAAGAATCGCTGA
- a CDS encoding acetyl-CoA hydrolase/transferase C-terminal domain-containing protein encodes MPKTFTDPDDIAEQIIREVGSNLVVGLPLGLGKANHIINALYARAAADRAISLTIFTALTLEKPKPKNLLEQRFIAPVIDRLFGGYPDLAYADALHADALPSNIKVFEFFFLAGKWLHVPLAQQHYISANYTHASSYLLARGLNVVMQLVAKRIVDGETRYSLSCNTDTSLDLLRARAEGRASFKVFGQVNSELPFMPGAGDLPAGEFDAVLDSPETDFPLFAPPSEPINDIKYAIGLHTAGLVRDGGSLQIGIGQIGDALAQGLILRHRGSSQYREIMTRLAPGAEQLAALETGSFEKGLYGVSEMLTEAFIGLLEAGIIKREVDGVTLHGAFFLGPKAFYRALREMTPDQAARIQMVPVSFTNELYGDEAGKRRARVDARFVNNAMMATLMGSAVSDGLENGQVVSGVGGQYNFVAQAFALAGARAILTLEATRQGKLKTHSNVRWSYGHLTIPRHLRDVVVTEYGIADLRGKSDADVIAAMLAVADSRFQPELVRQARDAGKLPKNFEIPSAHRENFPERIKTALKPAREAGLLPTFPFGSDFTDAEQRLIPALQILRQAQRSPLQLPGLLWQGLTRHPDAADRECLARLGLDRPASMTERGYRALVSAALARSRAG; translated from the coding sequence ATGCCGAAGACATTCACCGACCCCGATGATATCGCGGAGCAGATTATCCGCGAGGTCGGCAGCAACCTCGTCGTCGGCTTGCCGCTCGGGCTCGGCAAGGCCAATCACATCATCAATGCGCTCTATGCCCGCGCCGCCGCCGACCGTGCGATCAGCCTGACGATCTTCACCGCGCTGACATTGGAGAAGCCGAAGCCGAAGAACCTGCTGGAGCAGCGCTTCATTGCGCCCGTCATCGATCGCCTGTTCGGCGGCTATCCCGATCTCGCCTATGCCGATGCGCTGCATGCGGATGCGCTGCCGTCCAACATAAAGGTGTTCGAGTTCTTCTTTCTGGCGGGAAAATGGCTGCATGTGCCGCTGGCGCAGCAGCATTATATTTCCGCCAATTACACCCACGCGTCGTCCTATCTGCTGGCGCGCGGGCTCAACGTCGTCATGCAACTGGTGGCAAAGCGCATCGTCGACGGCGAGACGCGCTACAGCCTGAGCTGCAATACCGATACCTCGCTGGATCTGCTGCGCGCCCGCGCCGAGGGCCGCGCATCGTTCAAGGTGTTCGGGCAGGTCAATTCCGAACTGCCGTTCATGCCGGGCGCGGGCGATTTGCCGGCCGGGGAATTCGATGCGGTGCTGGACAGTCCGGAGACCGACTTTCCGCTGTTCGCCCCGCCGTCGGAGCCGATCAACGACATCAAATACGCCATCGGGCTGCATACCGCGGGCCTCGTGCGCGACGGCGGCAGCCTGCAGATCGGAATCGGCCAGATCGGCGACGCGCTGGCGCAAGGGCTGATCCTGCGCCACCGCGGCAGCTCGCAGTATCGCGAGATCATGACGCGTCTGGCGCCTGGAGCGGAGCAGCTTGCGGCGCTGGAAACCGGATCGTTCGAAAAGGGGCTCTATGGCGTCAGCGAAATGCTGACCGAGGCGTTTATCGGCCTGCTCGAGGCCGGCATTATCAAGCGCGAGGTCGACGGCGTGACCCTGCACGGCGCGTTCTTTCTCGGGCCGAAGGCATTTTATCGCGCGTTGCGGGAGATGACGCCGGATCAGGCCGCCCGGATCCAGATGGTGCCGGTGTCCTTCACCAACGAGCTCTATGGCGATGAGGCCGGCAAGCGGCGCGCCCGCGTCGACGCCCGCTTCGTCAACAATGCGATGATGGCGACCCTGATGGGATCGGCCGTTTCCGACGGGCTCGAAAACGGACAGGTGGTCAGCGGCGTCGGCGGCCAGTATAACTTCGTGGCGCAGGCGTTCGCGCTTGCCGGCGCGCGCGCCATCCTCACGTTGGAGGCGACGCGGCAGGGCAAGCTCAAGACCCATTCGAATGTCCGCTGGAGCTATGGCCATTTGACCATTCCGCGGCACCTGCGCGATGTCGTCGTCACCGAATACGGTATCGCCGATCTCAGGGGAAAATCCGACGCCGATGTCATCGCCGCGATGCTAGCGGTGGCGGACTCCCGCTTTCAGCCCGAACTCGTGCGGCAAGCCAGGGATGCCGGCAAGCTGCCGAAGAATTTCGAGATTCCTTCCGCTCATCGCGAGAATTTTCCGGAGCGCATCAAGACCGCTTTGAAGCCAGCGCGCGAGGCGGGCCTGCTGCCGACGTTTCCGTTCGGCAGCGACTTCACCGACGCCGAGCAGCGGCTGATTCCGGCGCTCCAGATCCTGCGACAGGCGCAGCGCTCGCCGCTGCAATTGCCCGGACTGTTGTGGCAGGGGTTGACCAGGCATCCCGATGCCGCCGACCGTGAATGCCTGGCGCGGCTCGGCCTTGATCGGCCGGCAAGTATGACCGAACGCGGCTATCGCGCGCTGGTCAGCGCGGCGCTGGCGCGGAGCAGGGCGGGATAG
- a CDS encoding sigma-70 family RNA polymerase sigma factor, whose protein sequence is MREREDEWTGLMRSAIAGDNAAYHRLLKAVTPVLRAAARRGLSRAGQPVDQSEDIVQDILLAVHLKRHTWDADAPFAPWLFAIARNKLIDALRRRGRRVFVNIDDFAESLPGEPAAETAPASEVAAQLRSLPARQRDVLQSIAVESASIKDTAKKLAMSEGAVRVALHRGLASLTAKLRGQ, encoded by the coding sequence GTGCGCGAACGTGAGGACGAGTGGACCGGCCTGATGCGGTCGGCCATTGCAGGTGATAATGCGGCGTATCATCGCCTGCTGAAGGCCGTCACGCCGGTGCTTCGGGCCGCGGCGCGCCGCGGTCTGTCGCGGGCAGGTCAACCGGTCGATCAATCCGAGGACATCGTGCAGGACATTCTATTGGCGGTGCATCTGAAGCGGCATACCTGGGACGCCGACGCCCCGTTCGCGCCATGGCTGTTTGCGATCGCCCGCAACAAGCTGATCGATGCGCTGCGCCGCCGCGGCCGGCGGGTTTTCGTCAACATCGACGACTTCGCCGAGTCGCTTCCCGGCGAGCCGGCTGCGGAGACCGCTCCGGCGAGCGAGGTCGCTGCCCAGCTCCGGTCGCTGCCGGCGCGTCAGCGCGACGTGCTGCAGTCGATTGCGGTCGAGAGCGCCTCGATCAAGGACACGGCGAAGAAATTGGCGATGAGCGAGGGCGCGGTGCGAGTGGCGCTGCATCGCGGACTTGCCAGCCTCACCGCCAAACTACGGGGACAATGA